In a genomic window of Nesterenkonia halotolerans:
- a CDS encoding recombinase family protein: MSSSATGQIIGYVRVSTADQNPARQIDALGTVDKTFTDELSGKNRDRPELTEMIDYARAGDTVRVKSPDRLSRSTIDLLNIIKELKAKGVAVEFVDNPQLNTDDKMGSFMITILAAVAEMERATIRERQAEGILLAKERGVYDRGPKLTKEQISEARERIDLGVPKAAVARDLGVSRSTLYAALAGTGRYEQVGDAPQTATTE, encoded by the coding sequence ATGTCGTCGAGCGCCACCGGCCAGATCATCGGATACGTCCGAGTCAGCACCGCGGACCAAAACCCTGCGCGGCAGATCGACGCTCTCGGCACCGTGGACAAGACCTTCACAGACGAGCTCAGCGGCAAGAACCGTGATCGGCCGGAGCTGACCGAGATGATCGACTACGCCCGAGCCGGGGACACCGTCCGGGTGAAGAGTCCTGATCGGCTCTCCCGCTCCACGATCGACCTGCTGAACATCATCAAGGAGCTCAAAGCCAAGGGCGTTGCGGTGGAGTTCGTGGATAACCCGCAACTGAACACCGACGACAAGATGGGCAGCTTCATGATCACGATCCTCGCCGCCGTGGCCGAGATGGAGCGTGCCACGATCCGGGAGCGTCAGGCCGAGGGGATCCTGCTGGCTAAAGAGCGGGGCGTCTACGACCGCGGACCCAAGCTCACCAAGGAACAGATATCCGAGGCGCGTGAGCGCATCGACCTCGGTGTCCCTAAGGCTGCGGTCGCCCGTGACCTCGGGGTCTCACGCTCCACGCTCTACGCAGCATTGGCAGGCACTGGGCGATACGAGCAGGTCGGCGACGCGCCACAAACCGCGACCACTGAATAA